The proteins below are encoded in one region of Effusibacillus dendaii:
- the infA gene encoding translation initiation factor IF-1, with translation MAKDDVIEVEGTVIEPLPNAMFRVELENGHKVLAHVSGKIRMNYIRILPGDKVTVELSPYDLTRGRITYRFK, from the coding sequence ATGGCGAAAGATGATGTCATTGAAGTAGAAGGAACTGTGATCGAACCTTTGCCGAATGCCATGTTTCGGGTTGAACTGGAGAATGGACACAAAGTTTTGGCGCATGTTTCAGGCAAAATTCGCATGAATTATATACGAATTCTGCCAGGTGATAAAGTGACGGTAGAATTGTCGCCATATGATTTGACGCGTGGACGCATCACATATCGGTTCAAATAA
- the rpsK gene encoding 30S ribosomal protein S11 yields the protein MAKAAGKARGKAAARTKRRDRKNVEAGVAHIRSTFNNTIVTITDPSGNAISWASAGGLGFKGSRKSTPFAAQMAAEAAAQAAMEHGMKTVEVFVKGPGAGREAAIRSLQAVGLEVAMIRDVTPIPHNGCRPPKRRRV from the coding sequence ATGGCTAAAGCTGCTGGTAAAGCACGTGGTAAAGCTGCAGCTCGCACAAAACGGCGCGATCGAAAAAACGTCGAAGCGGGCGTTGCGCATATCAGATCCACGTTTAACAATACGATCGTTACCATCACCGATCCAAGCGGTAATGCAATTTCGTGGGCAAGTGCAGGCGGACTCGGTTTTAAAGGTTCTCGTAAATCCACGCCGTTTGCTGCTCAGATGGCTGCCGAAGCGGCTGCTCAAGCAGCTATGGAACATGGCATGAAAACGGTTGAAGTGTTTGTAAAAGGGCCGGGTGCTGGTCGTGAAGCTGCAATTCGATCCTTGCAGGCTGTAGGTTTGGAAGTTGCAATGATTCGTGACGTAACTCCGATTCCGCACAACGGTTGCCGTCCTCCGAAGCGCCGCCGCGTTTAA
- the rpsD gene encoding 30S ribosomal protein S4 — translation MARYTGAVCRLCRREGVKLYLKGERCYSDKCAIDRRPYAPGQHGQTRKKVSEYGLQLREKQKARRVYGVLESQFRSYYQEAARRKGITGETLLQILESRLDNVVYRLGFAASRPEARQIVRHGHITVNGKRVDIPSYLTRVGDVIGINEKSLESPRIKELLESAETKTTPAWLERDLNAKNARIARVPSREEIDIPVAEQMIVELYSR, via the coding sequence ATGGCAAGATATACTGGTGCCGTCTGTCGGCTGTGCCGCAGAGAAGGCGTGAAACTGTATCTTAAAGGTGAACGCTGCTATAGCGATAAATGTGCCATTGACCGTCGTCCATATGCGCCCGGTCAACATGGACAAACGCGTAAAAAAGTGTCTGAATACGGATTGCAGCTCCGTGAAAAGCAAAAAGCGCGCCGTGTTTACGGAGTACTGGAAAGCCAATTCCGCAGCTATTATCAGGAAGCTGCCCGTCGTAAAGGAATTACAGGTGAGACATTGCTTCAAATTTTGGAAAGTCGATTGGACAATGTGGTATATCGCCTCGGGTTTGCGGCTTCCCGTCCGGAAGCACGCCAGATCGTGCGTCACGGTCATATTACAGTGAATGGCAAACGGGTGGATATTCCGTCCTATTTGACACGAGTTGGGGATGTTATCGGAATCAACGAAAAAAGCTTGGAATCCCCGCGTATCAAAGAATTGTTGGAATCGGCCGAAACGAAAACGACTCCAGCTTGGTTGGAACGGGACCTAAATGCGAAAAACGCACGCATTGCCCGCGTACCATCTCGCGAGGAGATCGATATTCC
- the rpsM gene encoding 30S ribosomal protein S13: MARIAGVDLPRDKRVEIALTYIFGIGRKTSNKVLAETGINPDTRVRELTEDEVSRLRDVIDKTLKVEGDLRREIALNIKRLIEIGSYRGVRHRKGLPVRGQRTKTNARTRKGPRRTVAGKKK, translated from the coding sequence ATGGCACGTATTGCAGGTGTTGACTTGCCGCGTGATAAGCGAGTAGAAATCGCTTTAACCTATATTTTTGGAATCGGCCGGAAAACTTCCAACAAAGTACTGGCTGAAACAGGAATCAATCCGGATACCCGGGTTCGTGAACTGACGGAAGATGAGGTTAGCCGGTTGCGCGATGTAATTGATAAGACTCTCAAAGTAGAAGGGGATCTCCGGCGTGAGATCGCTTTGAATATAAAACGATTGATCGAAATCGGTTCCTATCGCGGAGTTCGTCATCGCAAAGGTCTGCCGGTTCGCGGACAACGCACCAAAACGAACGCTCGTACCCGTAAGGGGCCGCGTCGTACGGTTGCCGGCAAGAAAAAATAA
- the rpmJ gene encoding 50S ribosomal protein L36: MKVRPSVKPICEKCKIIRRKGAVMVICENPKHKQKQG; encoded by the coding sequence ATGAAAGTAAGACCGTCTGTAAAACCGATCTGCGAAAAATGTAAAATTATTCGCCGTAAAGGTGCGGTCATGGTCATCTGCGAAAATCCGAAACACAAACAAAAACAGGGTTAA
- a CDS encoding KOW domain-containing RNA-binding protein: MTEKPGALIGQIVEVIKGRETGKYAIVIGELDGRFVLLADGDKRKFDQPKKKNIHHVRLTGEFAMEVFESIQESGRVTNSKLRYCLNRFAQQINPDDALEEGGVNNGER, encoded by the coding sequence ATGACGGAGAAACCGGGAGCGCTGATTGGACAAATCGTGGAAGTGATAAAAGGGCGGGAAACAGGCAAGTATGCGATCGTAATCGGAGAACTGGATGGGCGGTTTGTTTTGTTGGCTGATGGTGACAAACGCAAATTTGACCAACCAAAGAAAAAGAATATCCATCATGTTCGATTGACTGGCGAATTTGCAATGGAAGTGTTTGAGAGTATTCAGGAGTCGGGTCGTGTTACCAATTCGAAGCTGCGGTACTGCTTAAACCGATTTGCACAGCAAATAAATCCGGATGACGCTTTGGAAGAGGGGGGCGTAAACAATGGCGAAAGATGA